GACCGTTCCGAGCTTGGTCTCCTCAACATCAATCCTCACCCAGATATCATTCATATCAACAAGTGAGATAATTGAAGCGCCAGGGGAGACGAACTCTCCCGGCTCGATCGATCTGTAAACTACAGTTCCGGATATCGGCGACTCAATGACGATGTCCAGCAATTGTGCCTTCCTGACCGACAGCATCGCCTCAGCTTCATTCCGCCCGGCTACTGCAGAAGCCAGGCCGCTGAGAGTTGCCTTGTAATTTGCCGCTGCTGTGCTGCTGTTTCTTTCTACAATGTCAAAGTCAGACTGAGATACTAGGCCTTCTTTCAAAAGTTCTCCCTTTCGTTTGAGCTGCGCGGATGCCTCGTCCATAGCTGCTCTTGCCGCCTCTCTCTTTGCTTTGGCAGTCTCTATATCCGCCGCAGCCCTCTGCACTGAGGCTTCTGCCTGTTTAATAAGCGCATCAAGATCGTTATTTTCAAGCCGCGCAACAAGCGAACCTTTGTCAACAGAATCCCCCTCATTACAACATAGAAAAGAGAGCTTCCCTGCGACCTTTGATGTAATGTTGACCTCAATAGCCTGGACGATGCCGGCTTTGCTGATAGACGTAACCGGCTTGTTATTCGCTTTGCGAAAGTAAAGAACAGCAGCTATCACTATTACAATAAGAACTAATATGGACAATCGTTTCTTCATCTCTTCACCTCATTAAAAAAATTCTTCAGCTTTCTCCGATTATTGTTATTCCGGCTTGTCCGGAATCTTCCCCTCTAAAAAGAGGGGTTAGGGGTGTGTTTTATTTCAACATCCCCCTGTGTCCCCCTTTTCTAAGGGGGAATTTACTAAACAAATTCCGGACAAGCCGGAATGACCGCACTATTTAATTTTATCATGCATTAACAATGTCAATCACAGTCACCTCCGGCGGGGAGAGAAAACGCACCGGAGGCCCTGCTGTTCCTGTGCCTCTGCTGGTATAAAGCGCTGAACCTTTTGCAAGTTTATAATATCCTGCGTAATAAGGATAGAAAGTCCTTATCGCAAAGTGAACAGGGAATATCTGCCCTTTGTGCGTATGGCCTGAAAGCTGAAGGTCAAAAAGCCCGAGCGATCCTTTATCAATATCAGGCCTGTGTTTCAGCAGGATTGTGAACAATCCTGTTTTGAACCCTGAAAGCATATCGCTCTCTTTCAGCATCTTTTTCTCTCTGTCCGGTTTCATGGCGTCGATCGCAGGGTCATCAACTCCGGCAATGTTGATGACATCCTTTACTGTCACTCCTTCTCCGCGAAGAAGCCTGAATCCCGCATCAGAGATATACTTATCGGCATGCTTCAAGCCTGAATAGGATTCATGATTGCCAAGCACGGCGTATTTCCCCAGCGAAGGCCTTATTGCATTAAGCTCACCTGAGAGATGATCAATATGATCCATCTCAGCGTTAAGCATATCGCCGGTTGAAACAATAAGGTCAGGTTTTTCTGTCTCAATTATTTTAATCACTTTATCCAGCATCTCTTTCCCAAGAATAATCCCAAGATGCAGGTCTGATA
The nucleotide sequence above comes from Thermodesulfovibrionia bacterium. Encoded proteins:
- a CDS encoding efflux RND transporter periplasmic adaptor subunit is translated as MKKRLSILVLIVIVIAAVLYFRKANNKPVTSISKAGIVQAIEVNITSKVAGKLSFLCCNEGDSVDKGSLVARLENNDLDALIKQAEASVQRAAADIETAKAKREAARAAMDEASAQLKRKGELLKEGLVSQSDFDIVERNSSTAAANYKATLSGLASAVAGRNEAEAMLSVRKAQLLDIVIESPISGTVVYRSIEPGEFVSPGASIISLVDMNDIWVRIDVEETKLGTVAIGDDAVISTDAMPGRTIKGKVFEIGRYAEFATQRDVKSGQQDIKTFHIKIKVDDTEKMLKPGMTVNADIPFKR
- a CDS encoding metallophosphoesterase, whose translation is MILLFFCTVFIAAHVHLFYKITDVFNFSTVETFLLSLILLFLAASPLSIHFFARGKGNQSRKVTLISHMWVALLIIFFSSAVSLDIYNLLIKISAPLFSEAYASIILSPAQILFVSLSVSIIFTAYGFFDAKKIRTERLTVKTTKLPNGLNRIRILQISDLHLGIILGKEMLDKVIKIIETEKPDLIVSTGDMLNAEMDHIDHLSGELNAIRPSLGKYAVLGNHESYSGLKHADKYISDAGFRLLRGEGVTVKDVINIAGVDDPAIDAMKPDREKKMLKESDMLSGFKTGLFTILLKHRPDIDKGSLGLFDLQLSGHTHKGQIFPVHFAIRTFYPYYAGYYKLAKGSALYTSRGTGTAGPPVRFLSPPEVTVIDIVNA